A DNA window from Pseudomonas wuhanensis contains the following coding sequences:
- a CDS encoding amino acid ABC transporter permease translates to MSDFTFWDILRNLLTGLQWTLALSLVAFIGGGLIGLLIMVMRISKKSLPSHFARTYIELFQGTPLLMQLFLVFFGVALAGMEISPWMAAAIALTLFTSAYLAEIWRGCVDSIPNGQWEASSSLALNPLEQLRYVILPQALRIAVAPTVGFSVQVVKGTAVTSIIGFTELTKTGGMLANATFEPFMVYGLVALGYFLLCYPLSLSARYLERRLHASA, encoded by the coding sequence ATGAGCGATTTCACCTTCTGGGACATCCTGCGCAACCTGCTCACGGGCTTGCAATGGACCCTGGCATTGTCGCTGGTGGCGTTTATCGGCGGCGGGCTGATCGGCTTGCTGATCATGGTGATGCGGATTTCAAAAAAATCCCTGCCCAGCCACTTCGCCCGCACCTACATCGAACTGTTCCAGGGCACGCCGTTGTTGATGCAGCTGTTTCTGGTGTTCTTCGGTGTGGCGTTGGCCGGTATGGAGATTTCACCGTGGATGGCGGCGGCGATTGCCCTGACGCTATTCACCAGCGCCTACCTGGCGGAGATCTGGCGCGGTTGCGTCGATTCGATCCCCAACGGCCAGTGGGAAGCCTCGTCGAGCCTGGCGCTCAATCCGCTGGAGCAATTGCGCTATGTGATCCTGCCGCAAGCCCTGCGCATTGCCGTGGCGCCAACCGTGGGCTTCTCGGTGCAAGTGGTCAAAGGCACCGCCGTCACCTCGATCATCGGCTTCACCGAACTGACCAAGACCGGCGGCATGCTCGCCAACGCGACCTTCGAGCCCTTCATGGTCTACGGCCTGGTGGCGCTCGGTTACTTCCTGCTCTGCTACCCCTTGTCCCTCAGTGCGCGCTACCTGGAAAGGAGACTGCATGCCTCTGCTTAG
- a CDS encoding amino acid ABC transporter permease, translated as MAYQFDFLPVVENTDLLLRGALFTLELTAIGALLGVGVGIVGALVRAWNIRPFAGIFGVYVELIRNTPFLVQLFFIFFGLPSLGLQISEWQAAVLAMVINLGAYSTEIIRAGIQAIPRGQLEAAAALAMTRFEAFRHVVLLPALGKVWPALSSQIIIVMLGSAVCSQIATEELSFAANFIQSRNFRAFETYALTTLIYLCMALLIRQLLNWIGRRYIARSSSQ; from the coding sequence ATGGCTTATCAGTTCGATTTCTTGCCGGTGGTGGAAAACACCGACCTGCTGCTGCGTGGTGCGCTGTTCACCCTTGAGCTGACGGCCATCGGTGCGTTACTCGGGGTGGGTGTAGGCATCGTCGGCGCGTTGGTGCGGGCGTGGAACATCCGCCCGTTCGCCGGCATTTTCGGGGTCTACGTCGAGTTGATCCGCAACACACCGTTTCTGGTGCAGTTGTTTTTCATCTTCTTCGGTTTGCCGTCGCTGGGCCTGCAGATTTCCGAATGGCAGGCGGCGGTGCTGGCGATGGTGATCAACCTTGGCGCCTATTCGACCGAGATCATCCGCGCCGGCATTCAAGCGATCCCCCGCGGGCAGCTGGAAGCCGCAGCCGCTTTGGCGATGACCCGCTTCGAAGCCTTCCGTCACGTGGTGCTGTTGCCGGCGCTGGGCAAGGTCTGGCCGGCCCTGAGCAGCCAGATCATCATCGTGATGCTCGGTTCGGCGGTCTGTTCGCAGATCGCCACCGAAGAGCTGAGCTTCGCCGCCAACTTCATTCAATCGCGCAACTTCCGCGCCTTTGAAACCTATGCCCTGACCACACTGATTTACCTGTGCATGGCGCTGCTGATCCGCCAATTGCTGAACTGGATCGGCCGGCGCTACATAGCAAGGAGCAGCAGCCAATGA
- a CDS encoding transporter substrate-binding domain-containing protein, protein MTQRYSVLLAALFASLMLSQAPAHADGLEDVVKRGTLKVAVPQDFPPFGSVGPDMKPRGLDIDTAKLLADQLKVKLELTPVNSTNRIPFLTTGKVDLVISSLGKNPEREKVIDFSRAYAPFYLAVFGPPDAAIKGLDDLKGKTISVTRGAIEDIELTKVAPEGATIKRFEDNNSTIAAYLAGQVDLIASGNVVMVAISEKNPKRVPALKVKLKDSPVYVGVNKNEPALLGKVNDILATAKADGALEKNSQTWLKEPLPADL, encoded by the coding sequence ATGACCCAGCGTTACAGCGTCCTCCTCGCCGCTCTGTTTGCCAGCCTGATGCTGAGCCAGGCACCCGCCCACGCCGACGGCCTGGAGGATGTGGTCAAACGCGGCACCCTCAAAGTCGCCGTGCCCCAGGACTTTCCGCCGTTCGGCTCGGTCGGCCCGGACATGAAACCCCGCGGCCTCGACATCGACACCGCCAAACTGCTGGCCGACCAACTCAAGGTCAAACTCGAACTGACCCCGGTCAATAGCACCAACCGCATCCCGTTCCTGACTACCGGCAAAGTCGACCTGGTGATTTCCAGCCTCGGTAAGAACCCCGAACGCGAGAAAGTGATCGATTTCTCCCGTGCCTACGCGCCGTTCTATCTCGCCGTATTCGGCCCGCCAGACGCCGCCATCAAGGGCCTGGACGACCTCAAGGGCAAAACCATCAGCGTCACCCGTGGCGCCATCGAAGACATCGAGCTGACCAAAGTCGCCCCCGAAGGCGCGACCATCAAGCGCTTCGAAGACAACAACTCGACCATCGCCGCCTACCTCGCCGGCCAAGTCGACCTGATCGCCAGCGGTAACGTGGTGATGGTGGCGATCAGCGAAAAAAACCCGAAACGCGTGCCCGCCCTGAAAGTGAAACTCAAGGATTCGCCGGTTTACGTCGGCGTGAACAAGAACGAGCCGGCGCTGCTGGGCAAGGTCAACGACATCCTCGCCACGGCCAAGGCTGATGGCGCCCTGGAGAAGAATTCCCAGACCTGGCTCAAAGAACCGCTGCCGGCCGATCTCTGA
- a CDS encoding FadR/GntR family transcriptional regulator, with amino-acid sequence MNSISRAVPEVALQAIRKLISEQGFGAGDALPSQRDLAVQLGVSRASLREALSSLSALGVISIQPGKGVFVQSPVDLPRGDAAPGWPFAAQVSPLDIFQLRYALEGFAAGLAAVTLSTEELDALEDNVAAMRNELRAADFEAAARLDFEFHRRILLASGNQAMLSILTASADIFLESQKLPFIRAERAMETWQEHRKILRALARRASGAAQKAMQEHVRNAALRTGIAFVAPATS; translated from the coding sequence ATGAACTCGATCTCTCGCGCCGTACCCGAAGTGGCGCTGCAAGCCATCCGCAAACTGATCTCCGAGCAAGGTTTCGGGGCGGGGGATGCCTTGCCCTCGCAACGGGACCTGGCGGTGCAATTGGGGGTCAGCCGGGCGTCGTTGCGTGAGGCGTTATCGTCCCTGAGTGCGCTGGGCGTGATCAGTATCCAGCCGGGCAAGGGCGTGTTCGTGCAGTCGCCGGTCGATCTGCCCCGGGGCGATGCCGCGCCGGGTTGGCCGTTCGCGGCCCAGGTATCGCCGCTGGACATCTTCCAGTTGCGCTACGCGCTGGAAGGTTTTGCCGCCGGGCTGGCAGCCGTGACCCTGAGCACCGAGGAACTCGATGCCCTGGAAGACAATGTCGCCGCCATGCGCAACGAACTGCGTGCCGCCGACTTCGAAGCGGCGGCGCGACTGGATTTCGAATTTCACCGGCGCATCCTCCTGGCCAGCGGCAATCAGGCGATGCTGAGCATCCTGACGGCCAGCGCCGACATCTTCCTGGAGAGCCAGAAGCTACCGTTCATCCGGGCCGAACGGGCCATGGAAACCTGGCAGGAACACCGTAAAATCCTCCGCGCGCTGGCGCGTCGGGCCTCTGGCGCCGCGCAGAAGGCCATGCAGGAGCATGTGCGCAACGCTGCCCTGCGTACCGGAATTGCTTTCGTCGCTCCCGCCACCTCGTGA
- the trxA gene encoding thioredoxin TrxA, whose translation MSSDLIKHVTDANFEEEVLKAAGPVLVDYWAEWCGPCKMIAPVLDEIAGTYAGKLTVAKLNIDENQETPAKHGVRGIPTLMLFKNGNVEATKVGALSKSQLAAFLDANI comes from the coding sequence ATGAGCAGCGATCTTATCAAGCACGTCACCGACGCTAACTTCGAAGAAGAAGTACTGAAGGCTGCTGGCCCTGTGCTTGTTGACTACTGGGCTGAGTGGTGCGGCCCTTGCAAAATGATCGCCCCGGTTTTGGACGAAATCGCTGGCACCTACGCTGGCAAGCTGACCGTTGCCAAGCTGAACATCGACGAAAACCAGGAAACCCCGGCCAAGCACGGCGTACGTGGTATCCCGACGCTGATGCTGTTCAAGAACGGCAACGTCGAAGCCACCAAGGTTGGCGCGCTGTCGAAGTCGCAACTGGCTGCTTTCCTCGACGCCAACATCTAA
- the rho gene encoding transcription termination factor Rho, whose amino-acid sequence MNLTELKQKPITELLELAEQMGIENMARSRKQDVIFSLLKKHAKSGEEISGDGVLEILQDGFGFLRSADASYLAGPDDIYVSPSQIRRFNLRTGDTIVGKIRPPKEGERYFALLKVDTINYDRPENAKNKILFENLTPLFPTVRMKMEAGNGSTEDLTGRVIDLCAPIGKGQRGLIVAPPKAGKTIMLQNIAANIARNNPEVHLIVLLIDERPEEVTEMQRTVRGEVVASTFDEPPTRHVQVAEMVIEKAKRLVEHKKDVVILLDSITRLARAYNTVIPSSGKVLTGGVDAHALEKPKRFFGAARNIEEGGSLTIIATALVETGSKMDEVIYEEFKGTGNMELPLDRKIAEKRVFPAININRSGTRREELLTADDELQRMWILRKLLHPMDEVSAIEFLVDKLKQTKTNDEFFLSMKRK is encoded by the coding sequence ATGAATCTGACTGAACTCAAGCAAAAGCCGATTACCGAACTGCTCGAATTGGCCGAACAGATGGGCATAGAAAATATGGCCCGTTCGCGCAAGCAGGACGTGATTTTCTCCCTGCTCAAAAAGCACGCTAAAAGCGGCGAGGAAATCTCCGGTGATGGCGTGCTGGAGATTCTCCAGGACGGCTTCGGCTTCCTGCGCTCCGCTGACGCTTCCTATCTCGCCGGCCCGGACGATATCTACGTCTCGCCGAGCCAGATCCGCCGCTTCAACTTGCGCACCGGTGACACCATCGTTGGCAAGATCCGCCCTCCAAAGGAAGGCGAGCGGTATTTCGCGCTGCTCAAGGTCGACACGATCAACTACGATCGTCCCGAGAACGCGAAAAACAAGATTCTCTTCGAGAACCTGACCCCGCTGTTCCCGACCGTGCGCATGAAGATGGAAGCCGGCAACGGTTCCACCGAAGACTTGACCGGTCGTGTCATCGACCTGTGCGCCCCGATCGGCAAAGGCCAGCGCGGCCTGATCGTTGCACCGCCGAAAGCCGGTAAAACGATCATGCTGCAGAACATCGCGGCGAACATCGCTCGTAACAATCCTGAAGTTCATCTGATCGTATTGCTGATCGACGAACGTCCGGAAGAAGTGACCGAAATGCAGCGCACCGTGCGCGGCGAAGTGGTTGCCTCGACGTTCGACGAGCCGCCAACCCGCCACGTGCAGGTTGCCGAAATGGTGATCGAGAAGGCCAAGCGCCTGGTCGAACACAAAAAGGACGTGGTGATCCTGCTCGACTCCATCACCCGTCTGGCGCGTGCCTACAACACGGTGATCCCAAGCTCCGGCAAGGTGCTGACCGGTGGTGTCGATGCCCACGCCCTGGAGAAACCGAAACGTTTCTTCGGCGCTGCGCGGAACATCGAAGAAGGCGGCTCGCTGACCATCATCGCTACCGCGCTGGTTGAAACCGGCTCGAAGATGGACGAAGTGATCTACGAGGAATTCAAAGGCACCGGCAACATGGAACTGCCTCTGGATCGCAAGATCGCTGAAAAACGTGTGTTCCCGGCCATCAACATCAACCGTTCCGGTACTCGCCGCGAAGAGTTGCTGACGGCCGACGACGAACTGCAGCGTATGTGGATTCTGCGCAAGCTGCTGCACCCGATGGACGAAGTCTCTGCCATCGAGTTCCTGGTCGACAAGCTGAAACAGACCAAGACCAACGACGAGTTCTTCCTGTCGATGAAGCGCAAGTAA
- the ubiD gene encoding 4-hydroxy-3-polyprenylbenzoate decarboxylase produces MQYRDLRDFISGLEKRGELKRIQVPVSPVLEMTEVCDRTLRAKGPALLFENPTGYDIPVLGNLFGTPERVALGMGAEAVSELREIGKLLAFLKEPEPPKGLKDAWSKLPIFRKIIAMAPKVVKDAVCQEVVIEGDDVDLAMLPVQTCWPGDVGPLITWGLTVTKGPNKDRQNLGIYRQQVIGRNKVIMRWLSHRGGALDYREWCEKHPGQPFPVSVALGADPATILGAVTPVPDSLSEYAFAGLLRGNRTELVKCRGNDLQVPATAEIILEGVIHPGEMADEGPYGDHTGYYNEVDSFPVFTVERITHRIKPIYHSTYTGRPPDEPAILGVALNEVFVPILQKQFPEITDFYLPPEGCSYRMAIVTMKKSYPGHAKRVMLGVWSFLRQFMYTKFVIVTDDDINARDWNDVIWAITTRMDPKRDTVMIDNTPIDYLDFASPVSGLGSKMGLDATHKWPGETTREWGRVIVKDEAVTQRIDAIWNQLGID; encoded by the coding sequence ATGCAGTATCGCGACTTGCGCGACTTTATCAGCGGCCTGGAAAAGCGCGGCGAACTCAAGCGCATCCAGGTTCCAGTGTCCCCAGTGCTCGAAATGACCGAGGTCTGCGATCGCACATTGCGCGCCAAGGGGCCGGCGCTGCTTTTCGAAAACCCTACCGGTTATGACATTCCAGTACTCGGCAACCTGTTCGGCACCCCCGAGCGCGTGGCGCTGGGGATGGGCGCAGAAGCGGTCAGCGAGTTGCGCGAAATCGGCAAGCTGTTGGCGTTCCTCAAGGAGCCCGAGCCACCGAAGGGCCTGAAGGACGCCTGGTCCAAGCTACCGATTTTCCGCAAGATCATTGCCATGGCGCCGAAAGTCGTCAAAGACGCGGTGTGCCAGGAAGTGGTCATCGAAGGCGACGATGTCGATCTGGCGATGTTGCCGGTACAGACCTGCTGGCCGGGTGACGTCGGCCCGCTGATCACTTGGGGCCTGACCGTCACCAAAGGTCCGAACAAGGATCGCCAGAACCTCGGCATCTACCGTCAGCAAGTGATCGGCCGCAACAAGGTGATCATGCGCTGGTTGAGCCACCGTGGCGGCGCGCTGGATTACCGTGAGTGGTGCGAGAAACACCCCGGCCAGCCGTTCCCGGTGTCTGTGGCGCTGGGCGCTGACCCGGCAACCATTCTTGGTGCCGTGACGCCGGTGCCGGACAGCCTCTCCGAATATGCTTTTGCCGGTCTGTTGCGCGGTAACCGCACCGAGCTGGTGAAATGCCGCGGCAATGACCTGCAAGTGCCGGCCACCGCCGAGATCATCCTCGAAGGCGTGATCCATCCGGGTGAAATGGCCGACGAAGGCCCGTATGGCGACCACACCGGCTACTACAACGAAGTCGACAGCTTCCCGGTGTTCACCGTCGAGCGCATCACCCACCGGATCAAACCGATCTACCACAGCACCTACACGGGTCGTCCACCGGATGAGCCGGCGATTCTCGGCGTGGCGCTGAACGAAGTGTTCGTGCCGATCCTGCAAAAGCAGTTTCCGGAGATCACCGACTTCTACTTGCCGCCCGAAGGCTGCTCGTACCGCATGGCCATCGTGACCATGAAGAAGTCGTATCCCGGCCACGCCAAGCGGGTAATGCTCGGTGTCTGGTCGTTTTTGCGACAGTTCATGTACACCAAGTTCGTTATCGTCACCGACGACGATATCAACGCACGGGACTGGAACGACGTGATCTGGGCCATTACCACGCGCATGGACCCCAAGCGCGACACGGTGATGATCGATAACACGCCGATCGACTACCTGGACTTCGCCTCGCCGGTCTCCGGCCTGGGTTCGAAGATGGGGCTCGATGCCACGCATAAATGGCCAGGCGAAACCACTCGCGAGTGGGGCCGGGTCATCGTCAAGGATGAAGCCGTTACCCAACGGATCGATGCCATCTGGA